The DNA segment ATCAAGCTACAGAGAACTGTTGTTTAACCAATTTGGAGTGCTGCCTATTGATTAATTAATCGTTATATTCTGCTACAAGCGTCGTCGTGTCGACCTCGACAATCTATGTGATGTGGTAACCAAAAGGTAGTACTCCAAATTATTTGAAGAGaactgttgtgttgttaataggTTAACCAATTTGGAGTGCTGCCTATTGGTTAATTTGTTGTTAACTATTGGTTATTTGTTGTTAATTTGTTATATGTTGTTAATACTGGGATTTAACGTGGTCGGCGTATTTTTCCCTACGTCCTTAGTGATATTATTAGATTTGTGTTCTTACATGAAACTCCATTTATGAGGAGTAAAACCTCTAAGTATGAGCTAGTACAGAAGAAGGAGAAAGAAGATTCTTTTTAACCGAAATCACTTTCTCTTTTATAAGAGAGCTGCGCACCAAGATTACAAAGATACCCTTCGCTTACTAATAAAGCCAAGGACTCATTTCTCGTATAAAAGAGAAGGTGTTTTAGGTTAGAAAGGATCTTCTCCACTCCTCTCTAGCTCACACTTAGGGCTTCTACTCTTCATTAATGAAGTCACATTTGGAACATAATTTCTTATGAAATCAGTAGAGACAAATTGTAGCAAACTGTTGTAGTTCTAATGTGCTATACATTACTGAGAATTGAGAACCTGAATGAATATTGCACTTCAGATGAATAATAAATTGAATAGTAGTACTTTTTTATCCGAATACTCACACAGAACACCAGGGAGTTGTATCTGGTAACTGCAACAGTGGCTTGATTAGTCTGGTGCTGTTCTGAATCTGAACGAATGGATGAATACGGGGTTTATCATCCTTGAGTACCCCATGTGTTATGGGTAGTAAAAATGCTATGGAGAACTACAAATTAGGCTTAAAGTTGAATAGAACAGTGGTAGATATCTAGTAATTAGTAGTTGTATGTTCTACCGTTAGCCAAGCAGAGACTAGACTGAAGTGTTAATTAGGCACATCAGAGCATATCTTTCTGGTACTGGCAGACCTCTACTGCACTTAATGTCAAAATCCCTGTATCATCATTATGAACATATTACTAGTTGCGGAATAATTGTGTATAGGCAGGATGCTATGGCTATTTGTAAATAAGTCCTATCAGTCCGTGTGTGTAGATGCCTCCAGCCATAATTATACTCGTAGCCTATGCTTTAAAGATGATTTATGACACCGCAAAGTAAATAAAGAAAAGGTGAAACATCATGCTTTTCTTTGCGACCCTTACCTTATTCTCTTCAATATCACCTTAATTACCTGATGTTAGCACCATGTAGTACAGCGTAGTTAATTCTTACctttgttgtttctgttgtttgCAGTACATGTGCCTTATTCATTATAAATACTTCTTTACAACGTTTTCGCATGTCTGGCAGATTTCAGTAAGGATTAGTTGGGAGATATGTGCAGCTACCCCCGGAAGGAGTTGTTGTTTAGTTGTTCAGAGAAGGATTGTTTGAAACTGATTGTGGATTGAAATTTGATCCCAAGGTTTTGATGATGAAAAACGAGGTTGATGTTGGCATCGAAGATGTTAAGGAACTTATGACTTCTTCTTGGTGGTCGTAAAGATTCTTGATCATCAGGTATATATCTTGAACTTATGATTATTTGTTTCCATTTGAATCGTTGAATGTTCTGTTAATTTAGAACAAATTTCTTATGAACATCGGTTGAGAGACTCGAGACAAATCCTAGAAAACTAATACTTTTGTAGTTGTATACATCACTGAGTATAGAAAAGCtgaatgaaaaatgaacttgagaTGAATAATAAATTGAAAAGTACACTTTTAGCTGAAAACACACGCAGACACACCATGGAGTTTTATCTGGTAACTGCCGCAATGGCTTGGTTAGTTTGGTGATATTCTGATTTGAATCTGACTGTGAATGTGTTAATGGATGAATATGGGGTTGTCATCCTTCAGTATACTAGGTGTAGTAGCCAGAAGCTTAGAAATGGTTATGGGGAGCAAAACTGCTGTTCCTTCAGTATCTCTCAAATCTTCATTAGGTAGTTTAATCTTTTATTTCGACATTGCAACTTTTGACAACAATCTATTCCATGACAGGTAGGGTTTGTTTCATCTCTCAATCAGTTTAGTATCTTCTCTCTTTATTTATGTCTATCTTTCACTACGAGATGATGAAAACGGTTTCTACATGTTGGGGACCAAGGTGTAAGCATCCTAGTAGCTTTGTATAAGATTATACACGTCTTTACTTCAAAAAGACATCATGAGCTCGTTCGGTTAACTATGTAATCTTTAGCTCGTTAATGTCAGAGAGTCCTTGTGAGACAAGTCTGGTTTTGCTGGAAAATAAATTACTTCCAAGTATAATTTCTAATTAGCACTTTCTCTTTCTAGGCAGGGGCCTCTTTCGCCATCATTTCCTGTTGAGAATTTCGCCAGTTCCATCTACGGCAATGAAGAGTCACTGGACAAGACAAAGAACCTTCCCATTGTGAAGAGAATATCTGACTTCACCTTCTGCTCTTACTTTCTAGATTATTCGACGTTGATTCTGACGTTCCTACAAAGGCAGAATGCGTGTATCCGCAGTCAACAGTTCCAGAAGACTGCCAACTCCAAATTCGAGTCATGTTCTGTATAATAATGGGATTGTAATTAGATTGTGGTCTCTGACTGATCAATAATACCCCGAAGCTTGCACTATGAGGGGATTTCCTGGATTAACATTTTGATGGATCACACTTCTTCATATTTTTGAATTTCTAGATGTTGATCATGTACCTTATCTTCAGCCATTATCCTCATCTGCCCGGATCAGCATCAACTGGCTCATACAGTTCATTTCTGGATTTATGTTCCATACAGTTCATTTCTGGATTTATCTTCATATTTTGTAGTGCAGCCTGCCTCCGGGACGCCGAAAGAAACATATGAATATGTGGGGTACATGCCAGTAAATCTGAGCTGAGATTAAATGGTAAAACTTTCCTCTCCCTGCAGCCTGAGTAAATCTGAACTCAAATAACACATGGTAAAGTTAGATGCTGCAGTTACAGAACCTTACTGTATAAAAGAACAGAAGGTGATGGGAAGCTACACCACCATGAAACCTGAAAGAAAACGTCACACGTGAGGAACCGAACCCCACTTGCTAATGACAGAATTCTTAAATCTTTTCCTTACTTCCTTCTCAAGGTCATCTGGAAGAAGTTGAGCATTTGGGGACATCATTGAGGCTACAGCAGGGATGGAAATTTCCATTAGAGTGTTTGACTACGTTGAAAGCAACACTTTTCCACATGGGTTGAAATCAATGACGCAATTCGTGAGGTACGCATAATACAGCCAACATAAACACAAGTATAAATATGAAATTTGCAAACTTGATAGAAATTCATAACCGGCACAATCAATTCCagacagaaaaaagaaaaacaagaaacccTTTGCAAGTCATCAACCATGCTAGAGCTTGAGTTTACGCTTTCATCATGCCTTCTCTTCATCCTCCTCCCTATTATCATTTTATTCTTAGTCATCAAAACTGGAggtaattcttcttcttcgtcgtcGAAGTTACCAAGATCTTACCCATTGGTTGGTTCTACTTTCGCTATTCGTGCGAATGAAAACAGAAATAACCAATGGATTGCAGATGTACTTCGCCATTGTTCCACGGGAACTTATGTTGCTTCTCGAGGTTTACTAGGTCCTGCTCAAGTTTGGACTGCAAATCCTGAAAATGTGAAGCACATTCTCAAGACCCAATTCTCTGTTTACCCAAAAGGTGGAATCTCTATAAGCATTCTCAAAGATTTCCTGGGCAATGGTATATTCAATACTAACGGGGATACCTGGAAGTTTCAGAGGCAGATATCAAGCCATGAGTTCAACACTAAATCTCTTCGTAAGTTCATCGAAGATGTTGTTAAGACCGAGGTTTTTGATCGGCTAGTTCCCATTCTGTCAACAACAGCAGAGCAAAACTCAGTTCTTGATCTTCAAGATATTCTTCAAAGGTTTGCTTTCGACAACATTTGTAAAATCTCTTTTGGGTATGATCCTGCCTACCTTTCACCTTCACTCCATAAGACCGAATTCGCTACTGCTTTTGAAGAGGCTACCGAGATTAGCGGAAGACGTTTCCGTTCTGTGATCCCATTAGTCTGGAAGATTAAGAGATTTCTCAACATTGGGTCTGAGAAGAAACTCAAGCAAGCCACTTCGAAGGTTCGAGAGTACGCCAAAAACCTTATAatgcaaaagaaagaaaacaaagacaGGTCTTCACTGGAGGCCACTGATCTTCTCTCAAGGTTCTTAAGAGACGAGCACTTAGACGATGATTTTGTGATCGATATTGTTATAAGCTTCATCTTAGCAGGTCAGGACACCACTTCAGCAGCCTTGACATGGTTTTTCTGGTTAATTTCCTGCAACCCCAAGGTAGAAGAAGAGAtaatgaaagagataaaccaaacgTCAGAAGAACCTGGTTACGACGACATCAAAGACATGGCTTACATCCACGCGTCGATTTGCGAAAGCATGAGGTTGTACCCACCAGTCCCAGCTGACGGTAAAGAAGCAGCAAGCGACGATATCTTACCAGACGGAACTATTATAAAGAAGGGAATGACTGTGACATATTCTCCTTACGCAATGGGACGGATGGAAAATTTGTGGGGTTCAAACTGGAATGAGTTCAAGCCAGAGAGATGGTTAGAGATTGATAAAACTACCGGAAAACTACACTTTATGGCCAAAGACTCCTACACATATCCAGTGTTTCAGGCAGGACCTAGGATTTGCTTAGGTAAAGAGATGGCATTCTTGCAGATGAAGATGTTAGTTGTTGAAATTTTACGTCGGTTTCGAGTTGTTCCTGCAGAAGGAGACGAATTTGAACCTGTTTTCATTTCCTACTTAACCTCGAAAATGAAAGGTGGTTTTCCAGTGAAGATTCAACATAGGAACTGTGAAGACAGACACTGATAATTATATGGATTTATGTTGCATTGTGTTGCAGTGTTTTAGTCTATGGGCATCATTGGATGACTTTATTTTAGTCGGTTATTATAGAATTGGATCCGTAAACCCCAGATGGATAGTAAACAAAAATCTATCAAGAAACTTGTAAACAAGAACTAGAAATCCTTGTCAAAAACGGAAAACCGGTCTCCAAGTTTGGGACGGTCTAAGTTTCTCATCTTGTATCTTATATATAAGGGTAACGTCATATGTATTTCCAATCAACAGAGATAATTTTACATCAGTAATAATGGCAGATGTTGCGAAAGAAATATTGGAAAAGCTTAATAAATCAAACGATGTTATTGCCTCTTTACAAAGAAGCATTGAAGATATAAATAAAAGAATGATAAAGAGCGGGAAATCTCCAGAATCGATTTTCTGCGCTGTTGTTCGGGAAGACCCTGAAAAAGCAATGAAGAAACGTCAGGCTGCTCGTGACTCTCTTAACAGAGATTTTGACAGACTCATGGAAGCTATAAACACATTGATTcaggaaaataaagaagaaatgaaaacaaaaatgacAATTGATGTTGCAAAAGTTTGTTCAGTTTCCGGTGCAGATGAGCGTGCAACCAGTTTGGAGTCCGAAGAGCCTAAAATGGATATACTGAATTAGTATAAAACTTCCAAATAAGTATCTAGTAATAAAATGCAGCAGGATTGGAATCTCCAGCTTCAAAAGCGAGAGCATAtaaatactacctccgtttttagggaaaaaaaaaactaccacATTTTCGTTTCAACCTAAAAACAAGTTCGAGAAACGGAGGGAATATATGATTAACATCACAGAAAAATACCAGAGTTAACCAAGGCGGATTAGCCCATCAAACTCCCAAGTTATAGTTCAGGGGTTCGATTCGGCTGCTTTTAGCTCTCGAGCAAGTTGAAGCTTATGTTCTCTTGCAAGCGGCTTACTGCTCCAAGACCTTGCAATGGCATTTGAGAGTTTGACCTAGTCAACGAAATTTTGACTAAATAGGTGGCCCAAACGAAGAGGCCCAAAATTTTGATTAAGATGAAAAAGACGGGGCTGAAGTTTTTTCTGTTGCAGAATAAGTTAGGGTTTAAGAAATGCATCGGCAGAAAATCGTTTCATTGCTACTATTTGGATAAACCTCTCCGCGGAAACGAaaacgaaaaccctaatttaaaactTTATTCAATTTGGCATTCAAAACAGGTTAGTTTTCCTTGATTATGCAAAGGTTATCTGGGTTAGAGATTTTCTCCAACACTTTGAATTCATTTTTGATTTAATTAACCAATTCTCTTGTGTAGATACTTTTTCGAAGCAGATTTGATGGAGATAATAGAATCAATTGAAGATATTAGGTTACAAGATCCACCAGGGGAGGAATTCACATCTGCTGATCTTACTTGGAACAAATATGGAACTTCAGAGCACCATGATGATGTAGCACTTATTCCATATGAAAGAGTTGATGCATTCATAATTGGCGAGTGTTCTATCGCTGAATGTCCGACCCGGTTTCATATTGAAAAAGGAAGAAAACGTACCAGAGGGAGTTTGACT comes from the Papaver somniferum cultivar HN1 unplaced genomic scaffold, ASM357369v1 unplaced-scaffold_81, whole genome shotgun sequence genome and includes:
- the LOC113345288 gene encoding cytochrome P450 94A1-like; this translates as MLELEFTLSSCLLFILLPIIILFLVIKTGGNSSSSSSKLPRSYPLVGSTFAIRANENRNNQWIADVLRHCSTGTYVASRGLLGPAQVWTANPENVKHILKTQFSVYPKGGISISILKDFLGNGIFNTNGDTWKFQRQISSHEFNTKSLRKFIEDVVKTEVFDRLVPILSTTAEQNSVLDLQDILQRFAFDNICKISFGYDPAYLSPSLHKTEFATAFEEATEISGRRFRSVIPLVWKIKRFLNIGSEKKLKQATSKVREYAKNLIMQKKENKDRSSLEATDLLSRFLRDEHLDDDFVIDIVISFILAGQDTTSAALTWFFWLISCNPKVEEEIMKEINQTSEEPGYDDIKDMAYIHASICESMRLYPPVPADGKEAASDDILPDGTIIKKGMTVTYSPYAMGRMENLWGSNWNEFKPERWLEIDKTTGKLHFMAKDSYTYPVFQAGPRICLGKEMAFLQMKMLVVEILRRFRVVPAEGDEFEPVFISYLTSKMKGGFPVKIQHRNCEDRH